Genomic segment of Mucilaginibacter sabulilitoris:
CCAGGTAAAATAGTGGGTTTTGATGGTTTCAATGGTGCTTTGCAAACCATAGATGTTTTTGGTACTATCCTCGGGTGAATTGATGATGAGGCCGGCAATATGGTCGAGGTGAGCATGTGATATAAAATAGCCCTTGATGTATTGGTTTAATACCTTATCGCCGGGAACAGTAAAAACTTTATTGACTGCTGCTTTTTGAATACCATAGTGTAGTGTGCCGGCATCAAGGCATATATAATTATTGCTGCCGGTTGGAGCCAGCATGTAGGCTGATAAATTGCTCTCATCGATACCACCCAACACACCCAAAGGAACGAGCCTGAACGCCGGATTGTTTTTTGACTGCGCCAGCATGAGCAAAGGCAGCAGGATATTTAAAATGACCAATACAGTTTGTTTACGATACATTCTGGTGTGTTTTTAATGGCGGACTTTGCTTTGTAAGTCACTAAATTAGTGATATACTGAACAATTAAGCAACCCGCTGTAATGTGTTTAAAAATGATAACGCGTTTTGAGGCAACGGGTGCAAAAGAATTTTTTTAAAGGCAGCCAAAAGAAAACCGTTTTAACGATCAGACCTCTTTTACGACGGATGTTGAGAATTTCTTTACACTTTTTGCACCGGTAAATAGGTCGCGGCGGGGTAGTAACGAGTTGCATTAGTTTAGGGGACATTAGTGACCCTAAAACTAAAAATAAATGCCCTAACTTTAAAAGAGAACTTGTTTTAAAGCTGTTAATTTTTTGTTAAGAAAAGATTATTCTACCTTTAACTCCGCGGCAGCGGCCTTCTTATATTCGTAATCGCCGCCAAGCAAATATCCCCACGGTTTCAGGCTTTCAATCCGGTCAAATATGATCTTGAAAATGGCAATTACCGGTATTGATAAAAACATGCCCGATAAACCCCATATCATTTCGCCTAATATAATGCCTATAAATGATATTAGGGCGTTAAGTCTTACTTTGGAACCAACAATTGTAGGTAACAGGAAATTAGCATCAACCGCGTGTATGGTTATAACACCTCCAACTACAAATAAGGTTTCCTTTATGTTTCCCGTGGCAAATGTTATCACGGCGCTTAGCAGCAAAGCAGTAAATATCCCAATATAAGGTATAATATTAAACAAGCCCACAATAATACCCAACAGCGCTGCATACTTTATTCCTATCAGCAGGAAAATACTAATAGCTACGGCTGCCACGATCACCATCTCCAGGAGCAGGCCAAGAATGTATTGCCTTAGGATGGATTGAATATTCTCCACAATATCCATCACAACATGAGTGTTTTCATCGCGGAAAACCCAAATGATAAAACGGAGCAGCAAGCGCCGGTAAAGCAATATAAAAAAGGTAAATATCATGATGAACACATAAAACAGCATCAATGACGAAATAGCCCCGAAAGTGGTGCCTAATACTTCGGTACCTGAGGCCATGATCTTTTTTGCTGTTTTATCTACATATGATAACTGATTGGCGGCGTTTACATTGAAAGTGCTCTGTATCCATTCCTGCAGATCATGCAGCGATTGTTTAACCTGATTTTGAAGCATGGGCCAGTCACTTGCCACATTTGATATTTGCGAACCTACCAGATATAATATGCCAAAAACCAATGCTACTAATAATAGTATAGACACCAGGGACGACGCGCTGCGTGGCAGGCGGCATCTTTTTTCCAGGAACTCCGAAACCGGTAACAGCAAAATGGCAAATATGAAACCAAAGACCATAGGGTCGAGCAAATCTTTACCTATAATAATGAGGTAGCCGAGTGCCAGAAATCCTATTAATGTTAATGCAAGTCGTTCATAAAATGGGGCTATCAGTTTTTTCGCGGGCATATCAGTTGGTTCAGTGTTTTTCAGTTGGTAACATACATTGGTATCAGATGTTTGAAGTTAAACAATAAATGGATACAATAAATTATCGTTTCATTTTTTATTGTTCTTTATTTCTGATGCTGCCCTGAACTAAAAGCTATTTAAATAATTTTTTGGCAGTTTTTTTGTCTTAATTAATTTATCTACTTAAAACTAAAAATTATGGCAAAGTATTCAGAAAAAGCAGGGGAGAAGGTTGAAAAAACCATGCACGAAATGAAAGAAGGCAAATTGAAGAGCGGTAGTGGTAAAAAAGTAACCAGCAAAAAACAGGCTGTTGCTATTGGCTTATCAGAAGCACGTAAAGAAGGCGCCAAAGTGCCTAAAAAGAAAAGTTGAAGTTTGTTTTAAACAAACTATGTCGTTCTGAGCGTAGCGAAGAATCTGCTCGCTGAATGGATTCTTCGCTACGCTTAGAATGACAAATTGATATTTGTTTTTATGTTAATGTTGAGTGAACGCGTCCATAATATCCATTAATACTATAGCCTCTTCAATAGCAC
This window contains:
- a CDS encoding AI-2E family transporter; protein product: MPAKKLIAPFYERLALTLIGFLALGYLIIIGKDLLDPMVFGFIFAILLLPVSEFLEKRCRLPRSASSLVSILLLVALVFGILYLVGSQISNVASDWPMLQNQVKQSLHDLQEWIQSTFNVNAANQLSYVDKTAKKIMASGTEVLGTTFGAISSLMLFYVFIMIFTFFILLYRRLLLRFIIWVFRDENTHVVMDIVENIQSILRQYILGLLLEMVIVAAVAISIFLLIGIKYAALLGIIVGLFNIIPYIGIFTALLLSAVITFATGNIKETLFVVGGVITIHAVDANFLLPTIVGSKVRLNALISFIGIILGEMIWGLSGMFLSIPVIAIFKIIFDRIESLKPWGYLLGGDYEYKKAAAAELKVE
- a CDS encoding DUF6496 domain-containing protein — its product is MAKYSEKAGEKVEKTMHEMKEGKLKSGSGKKVTSKKQAVAIGLSEARKEGAKVPKKKS